AAAACTCATGGGCATTAAAGCCCCAGCAACGATGGACGAACCCCTATTTTAAACTAAAGGAAAAGAATGCAAATTGATGACACCTTATTGCAACGCTTAGAAAAATTGAGCATGCTAGAAATTAAAGATGAGCATAAAGAAAGCGTTAAAGGCCATTTAGCGGAGGTTTTAGGCTTTGTAGAAAACATTTTCGCTTTAGAAACTAGCACGCTAAAAACAGATACAGAGCTATGCACCCCTTTAAGAGAAGATGAGCCCAAAAGCCAACCCCGCATCGCCAAAGAGATTTTAAGCCAAAACAAACACAGCCAGGATCATTACTTCGTTGTGCCCAAAATTATTGAATAGGTTTTATTGAATAGATTTCATATCAAGTTAAAAACTTGATTTTTGAAATCCAACAGACAGAAAAAAGCTATCCACTTGATTCAATTCAAGCTTTTTACTATTTTTAAAAGCGCTTTCAGCCTTTTTTTAACTCATTAATCACTTCCACTAGCCCCACAACCGCCTTTTTGATTTCTTCATGCGTGATAATATAAGGAGGCATGAGATAAATGGTGTTGTTTAAAGGGCGTAATAACAGGCCTTTGGTCAGAGCTTTTTTAAAAACCGCCAAACTCAAACGCTCTTTAGTGTGAATAAAGACTTCAAAGGCAAAGACCATGCCCAAATGCCTTAAATCAGACACCACTTGTTGCTCTATCAAGGGTTTTAATGCGTTTTCTAGCGCGTTAAAAATAAACTCGCTTAAAACCTTGTTCTTTTCAATAACATTTTCTTTTTCAAAAATATCCAGCGTGGCGTTCGCGCATGCACATGCTAGGGCGTTTCCTGTGTAGCTGTGCGAATGCAAAAACGCTTTATTTTCTTCATAGGGAGCGTAAAATTGGTTATAGATTTCATTATGGGTTAATAGCACGCTTAAAGGCAAATACCCCCCACTAATCCCTTTAGATAAGCATAAAAAATCAGGCTCAATTACGCATTGTTCATAAGCAAACATGCTCCCTGTGCGCCCAAACCCGGTAGCGATTTCATCAAAAATAATGTGGATGTTTTTTTGCTTGCACAATAAAACGGCTTGTTTTAAATATTTTGCGCTATAAATATGCATATTCCCTGCGCATTGTAAAAGAGGCTCTGCAATGAAGGCACAAATTTCTTCATGATGCTTATCTAACAGACGCTTTAAAGCGTCCAAACTATTTTCTATTTCATTGTCGTTTTTAGGCACGGGTGTAGTGAGATTCTTAAGTAATAAAGGGGTGTAAGTGTCTTTATAAAGTTTCACATCGCCCACGCTTAATGCTCCCAAAGTCTCGCCATGATAGGAATTAGAGAGCGATAAAAAAAGCTTTTTGTGGCGCGTTTGATTCTTTAAAAAATGGGCGTGATAGCTCATTTTCAAAGCGATTTCAATACAAGATGAGCCGTTATCCGCATAAAAGCATTTGTCCATATGAGTGAGCTGGCAAAGCCTTTGAGAGAGCGTGATGATGGGTTTATGGCTAAAAGAAGCCAAAAGGACATGCTCTAGATTATCAATTTGATTTTTGAGCTGCTGGCTGATGTAGGCGTTATTATGCCCAAAAAGATTCACCCACCATGAGCTGATTAAATCCATGTAAGCGTTATCATTAAAATCATAGAGGTAAATCCCTTGAGCCTTTTTAATGGGGATAATGGGGAAATTTTGATGCTCTTGCATTTGCGAGCAAGGATGCCAAAGATATTCCAAATCCAAAGCGGCTAAATTTTCTTGAAAATTCATGTTAAAAACTCTCTGTAATAAGGATAATTTTAATAACCTTTGGTTAAAATAGGGTTATTTGATTTTACTATAAGGTTGTTTAAACCTGAATTTCACATTTTTTATTTTTTAAAAGGGATTAGAGTTCTTATGATTGAATGGATGCAAAATCATAGAAAGTATTTAGTGGTTACAATATGGATAAGCACGATCGCTTTTATTGCCGCTGGGATGATAGGTTGGGGGCAATACAGCTTTTCTTTAGATAGCGATAGCGCTGCCAAAGTGGGACAGATTAAGATTTCTCAAGAAGAATTAGCCCAAGAATACCGCCGCCTTAAAGACGCATACGCTGAGTCTATCCCCAATTTTAAAGAACTCACTGAAGATCAAATCAAAGCCATGCATTTAGAAAAAAGCGCTTTAGATTCACTCATCAATCAAGCCCTATTGAGAAATCTCGCTTTAGATTTAGGGCTTGGCGCTACGAAACAAGAAGTGGCGAAAGAGATCCGAAAAACGAGCGTTTTTCAAAAAGATGGCGTTTTTGATGAAGAATTGTATAAAAATATCTTAAAGCAAAGCCATTACCGCCCCAAGCTCTTTGAAGAAAGCGTTAAAAAATTTTTGATTATCCAAAAAATCAGTGCTCTATTCCCCAAAACCACTACCCCTTTGGAGCAATCCAGCCTATCGCTTTGGGCAAAATTGCAAGACAAATTAGACATTCTTATCCTAAACCCTAATGATGTTAAAATCTCTCTTAATGAAGAAGAGATGAAAAAATATTACGAGTCCCATAAAAAGGATTTTAAAAAGCCCACAAGCTTTAAAACACGCTCTTTATATTTTGACGCCAGTTTAGAAAAACCTGATTTGAAAGAGTTGGAGGAATACTACCATAAAAACAAGGTGTCTTATTTGGACAAAGAGGGGAAATTACAGGATTTTAAAAGCGTTCAAGAGCAAGTCAAACATGATTTAAGCATGCAAAAAGCGAATGAAAAAGCCTTGAGGAGTTATATCGCTCTAAAAAAAGCGAGCGTGCAGAACTACACTACGCACGATTTTGAAGAAAACAACTCCCCCTATACTGCTGAAATCACGCAAAAACTCGCCGCTCTCAAGCCTCTTGAAATCCTAAAACCAGAGCCTTTTAAAGATGGTTTTATTGTAGTGCAGCTCATCTCTCAAACCAAAGACGAATTGCAAAATTTTGATGAAGCTAAAAGCACTCTTAAAACCCGCTTGACTCAAGAAAAAACCCTTATGGCGTTGCAGGCATTAGCTAAAGAAAAACTTAAGGATTTTAAAGGCAAAAGCGTGGGCTATGTAAGCCCTAATTTTGGAGGTGCTATTAATGAGCTTAACCAAGAAGAAAGCGCTAAGTTTATCAACACCCTTTTTAACCGCCAGGAAAAAAAGGGGTTTATCGCT
This region of Helicobacter pylori genomic DNA includes:
- the gatC gene encoding Asp-tRNA(Asn)/Glu-tRNA(Gln) amidotransferase subunit GatC; its protein translation is MQIDDTLLQRLEKLSMLEIKDEHKESVKGHLAEVLGFVENIFALETSTLKTDTELCTPLREDEPKSQPRIAKEILSQNKHSQDHYFVVPKIIE
- a CDS encoding peptidylprolyl isomerase encodes the protein MIEWMQNHRKYLVVTIWISTIAFIAAGMIGWGQYSFSLDSDSAAKVGQIKISQEELAQEYRRLKDAYAESIPNFKELTEDQIKAMHLEKSALDSLINQALLRNLALDLGLGATKQEVAKEIRKTSVFQKDGVFDEELYKNILKQSHYRPKLFEESVKKFLIIQKISALFPKTTTPLEQSSLSLWAKLQDKLDILILNPNDVKISLNEEEMKKYYESHKKDFKKPTSFKTRSLYFDASLEKPDLKELEEYYHKNKVSYLDKEGKLQDFKSVQEQVKHDLSMQKANEKALRSYIALKKASVQNYTTHDFEENNSPYTAEITQKLAALKPLEILKPEPFKDGFIVVQLISQTKDELQNFDEAKSTLKTRLTQEKTLMALQALAKEKLKDFKGKSVGYVSPNFGGAINELNQEESAKFINTLFNRQEKKGFIAIGDKMVLYQITEQNFNHSFSAEESQYMQRLVNNTKTDFFDKALIEELKKRYKIVKYIQ
- a CDS encoding adenosylmethionine--8-amino-7-oxononanoate transaminase, whose amino-acid sequence is MNFQENLAALDLEYLWHPCSQMQEHQNFPIIPIKKAQGIYLYDFNDNAYMDLISSWWVNLFGHNNAYISQQLKNQIDNLEHVLLASFSHKPIITLSQRLCQLTHMDKCFYADNGSSCIEIALKMSYHAHFLKNQTRHKKLFLSLSNSYHGETLGALSVGDVKLYKDTYTPLLLKNLTTPVPKNDNEIENSLDALKRLLDKHHEEICAFIAEPLLQCAGNMHIYSAKYLKQAVLLCKQKNIHIIFDEIATGFGRTGSMFAYEQCVIEPDFLCLSKGISGGYLPLSVLLTHNEIYNQFYAPYEENKAFLHSHSYTGNALACACANATLDIFEKENVIEKNKVLSEFIFNALENALKPLIEQQVVSDLRHLGMVFAFEVFIHTKERLSLAVFKKALTKGLLLRPLNNTIYLMPPYIITHEEIKKAVVGLVEVINELKKG